The genomic window GTCAAGCCGCCCAAGATGCGCAAGCAACAGCCGCGCATCATAGCGCGTTCGCGTGGCGACTTCCTCCCCGTGGTAAAAGACGCTTTCCTGCGTGCCATTCAGCGCGCGGTCGGCAAGCACCTCTTCCACCACAGAGCGCGCATGAAGCAGCGCCGCGTCCCAAAGCTTGCGAAAGGTAGGACAAGCCCGCCGCATCCGATAAGCAGTCGCCCGCGCCACCCCCACAGCCTTCGCCGCGCTGCGCACATTGCCCCACTCGGCCAGAGTGGTGAGAAACTTCGCCTGAAGCGCACGCGGGAAAGCGCGGGTGGAAACGGGAGTATTGGTTGCAAGGTTTGCTGTGTTGGCGAGATCGGTCATGGGAAGGCTCCGGGGTTCAAATCAGGGGGCGTTAACGCCGGTGCTAACCGCCGCAAGGCCGACTGGCCGTCGCGCCTAATGGCGCGGAAAGCCAAGCGGACGGATGTCCGCGCCGGCGCTTGAGGCAAAACAAAAACGCGGGGAGATGGCCCATTTAGGCGAGATTGGTGGTGTAGGAAAATGGGCTAGCGGTCACCCCCAACCCGTCACCCCGGCGTAGGCCGGGGTCTAGAGCAGCCAAGCGCAATCAGACCAAAGAAGCTGGATCCCGGCCTACGCCGGGATGACGGGGTTGCATTTTGAAGAGCCGAACCACCCGACCCGTTCGTCCTGAGCCTGTCGAAGGACGCGCGCGAGCCCGAAGGACAGCACCCAACCCAAGCCCACCCCCAACCCCTCCCGCTTGCGGGAGGGTAGCGAGACTTCGCAAGCCTCTAGGCGAGCGCTAGTCGCAGCGGGATGGGTGACAAGGTTTGTGAACTCAAGTACTCACTGTTCCATCCGTATCGCATGACGGCCGAGACCTAGTTTGGGCCATCAATAGCAGTGACGCGATCAATATCGAATTCACAAGAGTTTTTTACAACGTGAAAACCCGCGCGATACTGCTTCATAGCTTTGTCTTTAGCTTTCCTGACGAATGTGTCGAATCTCGGGTACTTCGAACATACGATAAGAAACCCTATATTCTGCTTCAGCAGAGGGGTGACCTCCGGGTGGTCAACGCTTGCAAACAGTTGATCGCACGCATGCGAGACATCGGAGCCTTTTAATTCGATCATTACGGAATGATCATCTTTCCGCGAAACTAGATTGTCACATCGAATACCCTCGGTGACCAAGCAACCATCAATTTCCGAGACCTCAAAATCTACGCGCTCTTCATTTCTGAAAACTGCCTTTCTCTTGTTTTGCTCCACCTTAACTCGGCTATGCGTCACGGTTTCAGTACACATCAGATCTGAGACTCCAACATCAAGAGAGATGAGTACTGGCGCGAAATGTCCTCGGATATTTGATCTAAATAGCTGCCATCGATCAGGCCGTCGTCATCCAAAATATCCAGCATCTCTCCGTCTGCTAACGCGTAGGCTCCTACTTCCTGACTTTCCAGCCAACACTCCCTCGGCACAACCTCGTTGATCTTGTTGTTTACCTTTTTGCGTCGAGCAAGCTGACCAGCTTTAATAAAGACATTGATTTTGCTCATAATGTAGGGACTATGAGTCGTTAGTATTACCGATCTGTTTGAACGCTCCGATGTTAGAGAGCTGATAATGTACTCCATCAAAAGACTTTGTGCGGAGGGGAAGAGGTGAGCTTCAGGTTCCTCAATATATATGAGCTCTCGCGACCTTGAGCGATCACCTCGCGCCGACGAGCGGAGGACGTCGAGCTGAGAAAAATACTCGAGCATCGACCACATGGGCAATAGCTCTTGCTGGCCGCTCGAAAGTGCGGTGAATGGAATCTTTCGCCCACCGCTTGCCTCGACAAATTCGAATTCGTTTTCCTCTTTCAACACCCCTCCGAAGACCCGCTCTTGAAACTCGTCTCTTCGGTTCGATACATCTTCGGGCAAGGGTCTTCTCATCCGAAGTCTCATTATCGAATTCCGATCACGAAGACTTGCGTAGAGCTTTGCAAAGCGAAGAGTTACTGGATCAAGATGGCCACTGCCTTCAAATCCAGCCACAAAGCGTCCTAAGCTGGTGAAAAACGCACGTCCCGCCGGAATGAACACTTGAGAAGACACATAGTCTTCGCCGAGTTTCTTAGCGATCCTAGCTCCCAATTCGTCTCGAACACGATATGTTGTTTCGATGCTACGATCGTAAGCGCTATCGTCATCGAGACTGAGCTTTTTTGCGGCCTCAAATTCACGCTTGCTTCGGTTGAATTGCTTAGAAAACCAGTCAGAAAAGCTAACGGTCACTTCATCGCTAAGTTGTCCGCCAGACCGACGCCTCAGAATGCGTGCGGTAAAGTCCCCGGCTGTGTAAGTAATATTGAAGCGTTTGTTGCCCCAGGCCGATGGGGGAAACCACTTAACAAATGACTTGCTAATTGATTTTTTGAAAAGTTCCTCCGAGTCACCACGTTCTGCAAATTCATAATGCTGCGAGAGTATATCGACAAAAAAATAGAAAAGCTTGGTTGTTACGCTCTTACCGCTTCCTTGCGGGCCGACGATAATAGTCACCGGCGAGGTTTCGAACTCTAAATATTCGATACATGAGAATTGGCTAACAGTGAGATAGGGCATAAATACCTCGATTGATCACAACCCAAGAAGTTCAGGCGGAGCATGCGTGCTAGATTATCAAGGAATGCTACCGCAACCAATCTTTTCCAACCCTACCCCGCCCCCACCTTCGCCCGCTCCAACATCGGCCGCAAGTACTGCCCCGTAAAGCTCCGCTCAACCTGCGCCACCTCTTCCGGTGTCCCGCTCGCCACCAACTCACCACCGCGCACGCCGCCATCTGGGCCCAAGTCCAGAATATGGTCTGCGGTTTTGATCACGTCCAGATTGTGCTCAATCACAACGACCGAATTGCCTTGTTCGACAAGGCGGTGGAGCACTTCCAGAAGCTTCCTCACATCCTCAAAATGCAGGCCCGTGGTGGGCTCATCAAGGATATAGAGCGTCTGGCCCGTCGAACGCTTGGCCAATTCCTTGGCCAGCTTCACGCGCTGCGCCTCTCCCCCCGATAGCGTGGTGGCCTGTTGGCCGACTTTCACATAGCCAAGCCCCACCTCGCACAGCATTTGCATCTTGTCGCGGATGGGGGGGACGGCTTTGAAGAATTCGGCGGCATCCTCAATCGTCATGTCGAGCACGTCTGCGATGGAGAAGCCTTTGAACTTCACCTCCAATGTTTCGCGATTATAACGCTTTCCGCCGCATTCCTCGCACGTCACGTAAACGTCGGGGAGGAAGTGCATCTCAATCTTGCGCACGCCGTCGCCCTGACACGCTTCGCACCGGCCGCCTTTGACGTTGAAGGAGAAGCGGCCCGGTTTGTACCCGCGCGCCTGGGATTCCGGGAGGCCGGCGAACCAGTCGCGGATCTGGGTGAAGGCGCCGGTGTATGTTGCGGGGTTGGAACGCGGGGTGCGGCCGATGGGCGATTGATCGATCTCGATCACCTTGTCGCAATGTTCGAGGCCGGTGACCTTGTCGTGCTTGCCAGCGATAACGCGCGCGCCGTTCAATGTGCGCGCCGCGGCGGCGTAGAGCGTGTCGATGGTGAAGGACGACTTGCCCGAACCCGATACGCCGGTGATGCAGGTAAACGTGCCAAGCGGGATGGAGGCGGTGACGTTCTGAAGATTGTTCGCCTGCGCCCCGTGGACGGTGAGTTCAAGGCCATTGCCCTTGCGCCGCTGTGACGGGACGGCGATTTCGCGCCTGCCGGTCAGGTAATCGGCGGTAAGCGACTTCTTCGACTTCATGATCTGTTTAAGAGTGCCCTGCGCCACGACTTCGCCGCCGCGCACCCCTGCGCCCGGGCCAAGGTCAACGATATGGTCGGCGGTGCGGATGGCGTCTTCGTCATGTTCGACCACGATCACCGTATTGCCCAGATCGCGCAGGCGTTTGAGCGTTTCGAGCAGCCGGTCATTGTCGCGTTGGTGGAGGCCGATGGATGGTTCATCCAGCACATAGAGCACGCCGCTGAGGCCGCTGCCGATCTGGCTGGCGAGGCGGATACGCTGGCTCTCCCCACCCGAAAGCGTGCCGCTGGTGCGGTCGAGGTTGAGGTAGTCGAGCCCGACATTGTCGAGGAAGCCCAGCCGTTCATTGATCTCTTTAAGGATGGGCCGGGCGATCTGCTGTTGCTGATCTGTCAGATGTTCGTCGAGGTCAAGGAACCACGCCTTCGCATCGGCGACGCTCATCTTGACCGGCTCTGCGATGTCGGTCGGGCCCTTGGCCGACGGTATCTTCACGCTAAGCGATTTTTCATTAAGGCGTTTGCCCCCGCACGCTTCACACGGTTGGGCAGTCTGGAACTTTGACAGCTCCTCCTGCATCCACGCGCTTTCGGTTTGGGCAAGGCGTCGGTTGAGATTGCCGATGACGCCCTCGAACGCTTTGTTGACGGTGTATTCCTTGCGCCCGTCCTTGAACGTCAAAGGCACCGGCATACCGCCCGTGCCGTGCAAGATGATGAGCTGTTGGTCGGGCTCCAGATCGCGCCACGGCGTGTTGATGTCGAAGTCATAGGCCTTCGCAAGGCTGGTCAAAACCTGCATATAATAGGGCGATGGCGGGTTGGACTTCGCCCACGGCGCCACCGCGCCTTGTTTCAAGGTCAGCGCTTCGTTCGGGATGACGAGCTGCGGGTCGAACAACTGCTTTTCACCAATCCCGTCGCAGGTAGGGCACGCGCCTTGAGGGCTGTTGAACGAGAACAGGCGCGGTTCGATCTCTTCGATGGTGAAACCGCTGACGGGGCAGGCGAATTTCTCGGAGAAAACAATGCGGTTGGCGGGGATGCCCGCCCCCTTCATCGCTCCTCCAGACGCATCCTCACCCTCACGCCCCGGCACAACGCCATCAGCAAGGTCCACATAGGCCAGCCCCTCAGCCAGTTTCAGCGCTGTCTCAAACGAATCCGCCAGCCGCGTTTGCAGGCCGTCTTTGACCGCGATCCGGTCAACCACCACCTCGATGTCATGCTTGAACTTTTTATCGAGCGCGGGCGCTTCCTCGATCGGGTAAAGCTCCCCATCGATACGCACGCGGGTAAAGCCCGCCTTCTGCCATTCGGCCAGCTCTTTGCGATATTCGCCCTTGCGGCCCCGCACGACAGGCGCGAGCAAATAGGCACGCGTCCCCTCTGGCAATTCCATCACCCGGTCGACCATTTGCGAAACGGACTGCGCGCTAATCGGCTCACCCGTAGCTGGCGAATAGGGCACGCCCACCCTCGCCCACAAAAGCCGCATATAGTCGTAAATCTCAGTCACCGTTGCGACGGTTGAGCGCGGGTTGCGACTGGTCGTCTTCTGCTCAATCGAGATCGCAGGAGAAAGCCCGTCGATATGCTCGACATCGGGCTTTTGCATCATCTCAAGGAATTGGCGCGCATAAGCCGACAAGCTCTCAACATAGCGGCGCTGCCCCTCGGCATAGATTGTATCGAAGGCGAGCGAAGACTTGCCCGAGCCAGACAGGCCCGTCACCACGATCAGAGCATCGCGCGGCAGATCAATATCGACGCCTTTAAGATTGTGCTCCCGGGCACCACGAACAGAGATTTTTGTAAGAGACATTGCGCATCCAGATGGTGACGGTTGGCCGTCGTGTCCAGTGAGAACGTCAGGCCGGGCAACACAGTTCCTTGTTCTCTATACGTTCTTCAATTTCAAGCCAAGGTCAAGCCGTGGATCGGCGTAACGGCCAGCAATTTGATTTTTCCGGGCGCCAGCGCCAGGCGCAAGCAGCACTTACCGCTCAGCTTTCTACAAATTGTAGTGACGAGCAATCAAAGTGACGCGCGGACCTTGCTCTTTGTACACCTTGACCCGCCAATGCGATGCAAGTTAAGCACCGAAAAATACGAAATTTTTTAATCAGGTCCGACTTTTGAGCATTATTCCCGATATTCCCAAACCACAGATCGCGCCAAATCGCAGTGGTGAGATTGATATATTCGCATCGCAATTTTTCGGACCGGACGAAATCATTTACGGCGTCGGCGATTTTATTCGCCTCTATTCATCAGACAATCGCATCATATCCGAAATTCGCGTGGACGGCACGGTATGGGCGGCATCGACCTCACACGTGTCCTCGGCATTTTCCGGCTTTAACGTCCAAAACTATGTCATCAACGGAAGTGTGGTGGCCGAAGCCGATGTGGCAAATGCAGAACATGGTCAGGCCAACGCTTATGCCGTATCGAACAGCGCGCTTGGGCAGTCGGTCACGAACAATGGCACAATCTACGCCTTTACCACAGGCGGTCTGGCGCAAGCGATCAGCCACTATGGCCCCGATGTCCGGATCATCAATACCGGGCTAATCGCCGCCGAAACAGGAGACGGGACAGAGGCTGCGGCCAGTCAGGCGCTCGGCATATTCATGGCCAATGGCGGCTTCCTGCACAATCAGGCTGGCGGCCAGATTCTGGCAGAAGGTACAAATGCCACGGCCATCATCATTTCCGGAAACCTTGATCCACAATTTCCACTCGATGCGCCCAGCATCATCAATGACAGCACAATTCAGGCAGTTTCACTGAACGGCGAACTGTCCGTTGGTATTCTGGCGGCAAACCTGTTCACACGCCCGCTCGTTATTCAGAACAACGGTTTGATCGATGCCGATGTTGCCATCCGCACCGGATCGCTGACATTGCCGGCAACCCCGTCCGATGTGGTGGTCCGCAATTCTGCAAGTGGGATCATTCGCGGCGATATCGAAGGTGATCTGGGCGGCGAAACAGTGATCAATGCCGGATTGATCGAAGGCAATCTGCTTCTGGGCGAAGGCAATGACATCGTCGACAATCGCGATGGTGAACTTGTCGGCTGGGTTGCGCTCGATTGGGGCAGCGACCTGTTCGAGGGCGGAGCGGGCGCAGAATTTGTCGATGGTGGACGAATGTCCGACCTGCTTTTTGGCGGGGGCGGCAATGACCTCTTGCTGGGCGGTATGGGCGCAGACACCCTCGACGGGGGAAGCGACAATGACGGGCTTTATGGCGATTATGGCGATGACATTCTTGTCCTTGCTGGCGCTGATTTTGCCAGCGGTGGCCAGGGCGATGACGTGTTCGAACTTTCAGATCTGGCTTTTGCCCTGATTGACGGGGGCGATGGAGTGGACACGGCCAGGATCTCCGGCCCGGGGGTCACGCTTGACCTTGCAGCGTTTATGACAAGCGCGCGAGTGAGTTCCATCGAAGTGATTGATCTTGGCACGTCGGGCAGCGCAGCGATTTTGGCGCAGGACGCAAATGCCTCACTCGACGGCCTGTTGATCAAGGGTGGGCAAGGATCGTCTCTGGCTTTGGCTGGCACCTGGAGCGAGGCGGGACCAACATTTGTTCAAGGCGAGAGCTATACGATCTGGCAGGCTGGCGATGTGGCTGTTCTGGTCGCCGATGCAATCGAGGTTCAGAGCGTGTCCGAAATGCCCGTTGATACGCGCGGGCTTGATGCCATTGCTTCGGGGGAAGCTGCTCCGACACTTGCCGATGAACCCTCTTTCGCCTTGGCTGATCCGCTGTGGCTTGATGCAAGTTACGGCGTCACCGAAAGCATTACTATCGGCGAATATGAGACATGGCGCTCCGACGGCAGCGGCGCGGTGATGAGCGCCTTCGCGCGCGATGCGAGTGTCACCAACTCCGGCGTTCTTGAGACGCTTGCTGGCGGACGGGCGGTGTCTGTCGATATTCTCACCGCGTTCGTCAACGAAGGCACGATCCAGGCAATTGATCCGAGGGCGAATGGCTATTCGGCGGCTTTTGCCGCGAACCAGACCGTCCCCTTCTTCAACAGCGGGACCGTCTATGCCGAAGCCGGTGGCTTTGCCGAAGCCGCTTTTATCTATGCCCGCGCCCAAGATGGCGAACGTATATTCGAGAACACCGGTACAATTGCGGCGGTTTCAAGCAACGGTGAAGCGACAGGCGCGCATCTGATCCTGACAGGCGGAGACAACCTCAATGCAGGAGAGATCCTCGCAACAGGTGCCACGCGCGCGACCGCTGTCTTCATTTCAGAAGACGGCCATTTCATAAACACTGGCACGATTGAGGCGATCCAGACTGAGGGCGATTTCTCGCGCAATTCAGCGGGGCTTTTCGTTACCTCCGTTTCGTGGAGGTCCTCGATCACCAACTCTGGCCTCATCAAAGGCGAGGTTGCCATTCGCGCCGATAATTCTTTCCCGGATTACTTTGGAACGCTGGAGATCACCAACGAGGCCGGCGGGCGCATCGAAGGGGACATAATCTTCTCGCAAACCGATTCCCCGTATAGCGATACCGACGATACTATCGTCAATTGGGGCACCATAATTGGGGATGTCTCGCTTGGTGGCGGCAACGATGTGTTCGATTCTGGCGCGGGCAGTTTTGTCGGCGACATCGATGCAGGATCAGGCGCAGATCGGATTTACGCGGGTGCTGGCAATCATGGCATCGACGGCGGCTCCAATATCGATACTGCTGTCTTTGGCGGCAACCGAGCTGATTACACGATCACCCAGACCGCGTTCGGCGTGTTCGAAGTCGTCGGCGCAGATGGCACGGACACTCTGACCGCGGTCGAATTCGCGCAGTTTGACGATGAGACGCTGCGGCTGCGACCCGGAGAGGGCGTGGCGGTCAATTTCGAATCTGCCGACCCAAGCACCTATCAGGATGCAATGCAGGCAATCCTTGATTTTGATGGCAATGCACTGGGCGGTGATGGCGCTTGGCTGCGCATTGGCGAGGCGGATGTGAACGGTGATGGCGACATCGACCAGATCCTCGTCAATGATGCGATTGGCCGCTTTGCGACCGTGGGGACGGCGCCGGACGGCCTTGTCTATTTCAACGACAATGGCTGGGCAGGCGAAACGCGTGTGGCTGGTATCTACATCGACCCGCTGGTGCAAATGGGCATGGTTGAGCAAGGCAGCCCGTTCGACAGCCAGCAGCGTTTTCAAAATGATCTTCTGATTGAAAACATCAATCGCGTGCTGGGCGCGGATGATTACGATGGCGACGGCCTGCAAGAGGTGTACTTCGCGCTCACCGATGGCACCGCATACTTACGCGCGATCATGGAGTTCGATGGCAACATTCGCTACGCCAACTATCAGGACGAGCAAGGCGTGATCGACTATCTGACCGCCAACGGCTTTGGCGAAGAGACGTATGGCACATGGTTTGGGGGCGCAGGATCAAATGGAGAAAGCGCGATGGCGGCAATGCCAGTTGCAGCGATGGCTCCGATGGATTTGTTTCAGGCCGAGGTGTTCGGCTAGCAGAGCCCTTTAGCCCCCGCCAAAACTTGCGATAATACGCGCGATGACTTCTCCCGAAGGAAGCTTGTCGCGAACAATGCCCGCGATTTTGAACAAACGCTCACCAAGCGAGATAATGTTCTCGGCATCTTTTGCGCCCTCGCCCGCTTTTTTGAGCGTTCCGCCCATCTTTCGGAAAGCGTTGCGGCTGGTTTCGCTTGCAGCGACGCGCGCCGGATCGTCTTCTGGCGCATCGGGTGCAACCAGGGCGTTGCTCGCCTCGATCACGGACTGTGCAAGCGCGGTGGTCTGGCCGGTGGTGCGAAGGGCCTCAGCAATCAGGTCGAGCATTTCGCGAGTGAGCGGCGTGCCTGTTTGTCCCAGCTTACCGTGCCAGAGCTCGGCAAGTTTCGGGCTGAACTCTGCGATCATTTTGAGCGCTTCGACCAGGGGAAGATAAGCGTCGCGCTGCTTTTCGGAAAGCTGCGGGTTCAAGCTGTCACCGCTTTCGCGCTCATCGACCTGACGGATGATTTCCCTCGCCCTCAAGATAAAGAGGCGCGGTCGCAGCGCCTCGACATCCTCTCCCACAGCCTCTTTTAGAAGCCGGGTCGGCTCTTCCATGTCCTTGGCATTGGTCTGGGCCGCGGTCGCGAGAAGTGCAATTTCGATCAGGCGCAGGATTTCGCTATGGTTGTCACGCTCATCGGGATCGCCTTGGAGGCCGTTGGGAAGCGTCTCTTCATCAAGCTCGCTGCGCCCCTCCTCGTCGAGCGAAAAGGTAAAAGCGCGCGGGTTTTGCCGGAGTTCTTCGTCCGTGGGCGCGGTGATGCGCAAAGCATCGACAAACTCGGTTATCTCGGCATTGACTACGGCGGGTTCGCGGGACCACCAGTTGTCGTCCTGTTCGACGATCCAGCGATAGAATTTCCCGTCCGCTTCGTTGTCGAAATCAGCGAAGGCGTGCGGGAGGCCCTCGATGCGGCCATAGTACCACTCGCGCCAGATTTGGAAGTTATAACCTGGAAGGGACAGCCATTTGCGAGCGTTGTCCCATTCCTTGCGCCAGCAAGCTGGCGCAGGAGGGTTAAGCCAAAGTCGAGCACGCGACAGATCCGCAAACGTAGGGTGCTCTTCGAGAAAGCGGCAATCTGCCTCGATCGCCTCGAACAGCGTTGGCGTGATCGCTTGAGAGGTGTTTACGGAGGCCTTCGCTGCCTGAATGACATTAGCGGCAGTTGAAGCACCGAAGGCAACAATCGAGTTAGCGGCAAGTGATGCTACTTTGGCCGCGGTTTTCCAAGCAGCTGTTACCGCCAATGACCTATCCCAATGAGGCCGCCATTTTGCCTTCTCTTCTTCACCGAAAGTTTCCGAGACTTTCCACTCATATGATTGTTGAAGTGCGAACGCATCGTTTGCCTTCGAGAAAATAGAACCAGCGGCGAATTGAGCTGTCTCGACGGCATCTTTTTCCCGTCGCTCGAATGCCCAAAAGGAAATTGCAAAAGCCTTGAATGTTAGCAGAGGCATTAATGGGTCAACGCGCTCGCCAGGCACTGGCCGCTGGATGGCTACAACAGGCAAGGCCCGCAAAGCACAACGCAAAGTTATCACCTGAGCCCATTCCTGCGGCTTATCCTCAAGCCACTCCCTAAGCTCTTCCTCTGAACTAATCTCTACCGCCATCCCCCATCTATCCCCGCGCTGTCCGGCAATAGCAAGCACCGCTTTGGCGCGGGCTTGCTTCTGTTGCCCGGACGGGACGAATCAATCCTTCCCAGCACTCCGAAACCGCGCCGGTTCAGGCTTCTTGACGGGCTCGCTCGCGCCCATTGCATCCATTGACAACGCATTAAATCAAGAAATCGTCCCTGTCTCAAACACCTGAACCCACTCATCTTTTTAGCTCTAAAGCACCCCCCTACAGGAATTCTTAAGTGTCGCCTTTGTGCAATTTGCGCGAACACAATGGCTCTCTTTGGCAAGTTGTTGCTGATGAGGCTCTTCGGGTCGCAACGAAAGCCTTTCAAAGGCGCAAATGAGTTATTGAGATGCGGCGCTCCTAACCCGCCGCGCCGGGCTGGTGTGTTATTGCTAGTGAGAAGGTTCGTCGCTGCACCCGGCGCCCCTGTCTTGCAATTAAAGCAGTGCGCGTCAGTCCGGCATCCCCCCTCCCTCCAAAAATCTGCGCATCAGCGGCATGGTCACAACTGGAGGCCCTGCATTAAAGGTTTGAACGCAAGTGTTCGCTTACGGGACACCCTTGCGCTTACCGCTCCCCTTACCAAACCAGCCGCGCTACGCGCATTGGCGCGCAATGACTTTGATCGCTAAACTTCGGGCCAGGATGCCATTTGCACGACGCACCCCTGAGGTGATCTGTCTGCCTTATGAAACGCGCCGTGATGATCGCGACGACGCAGCGCTCTTCGACGCATCTGCCTTTGGCGAGAAGCCCGTTGAAGAGGCGGTGTTCGAGGAGATACGCGGGCCGGAAGTCTCCGTCTTCAAGAAAACAAAGCGCACGCAAAAAAGCGACGCAAATGAAGCGTTGCGTTTTGACAGGCCGATTTTCCTTGCCGAGCGCGCGCCTGATCCGCTGGCAAGCGCCCCGGCTCAATCGAGCCCGGACCGGGCCGAGAAGGCGCATCACGCCCCAAAGACAAAATCAGCGCCATCGCCCAAGCCTGCTTCCATATCCGCCGCTACACCTGCCAAGTCGGGCTGGTCGCCAAGCGCGCGTTTGATGGCGCTGCTTGCGATTATTGCTGTGCCAGCGGTCGCCGCTGCCCCTCAAAAAATTGGCCAGCTTCCCGGCGATGCGCCAACCGAAGCCGAAATGGTGAGCGCAAAGCTTCGCGAGGAGCTGGCGCGCAATCCTGCGATGCCGTTTGAAAAGCCGGGGATGAGCTTTCCGGGCTCTGCTTTCTTCTTTCTCGCCGATCCACCGTCCGATGCCCTGATCGCGCTGCCTACCACCGATGCTCTGCTGCCCGAAACAGGCGAGGCGGGCCACGAGCTTGGACAAGTGATTGACGCAGGGCCCGGCGCAAATCCG from Erythrobacter sp. SCSIO 43205 includes these protein-coding regions:
- a CDS encoding AAA family ATPase; the protein is MPYLTVSQFSCIEYLEFETSPVTIIVGPQGSGKSVTTKLFYFFVDILSQHYEFAERGDSEELFKKSISKSFVKWFPPSAWGNKRFNITYTAGDFTARILRRRSGGQLSDEVTVSFSDWFSKQFNRSKREFEAAKKLSLDDDSAYDRSIETTYRVRDELGARIAKKLGEDYVSSQVFIPAGRAFFTSLGRFVAGFEGSGHLDPVTLRFAKLYASLRDRNSIMRLRMRRPLPEDVSNRRDEFQERVFGGVLKEENEFEFVEASGGRKIPFTALSSGQQELLPMWSMLEYFSQLDVLRSSARGDRSRSRELIYIEEPEAHLFPSAQSLLMEYIISSLTSERSNRSVILTTHSPYIMSKINVFIKAGQLARRKKVNNKINEVVPRECWLESQEVGAYALADGEMLDILDDDGLIDGSYLDQISEDISRQYSSLLMLESQI
- the uvrA gene encoding excinuclease ABC subunit UvrA, which codes for MSLTKISVRGAREHNLKGVDIDLPRDALIVVTGLSGSGKSSLAFDTIYAEGQRRYVESLSAYARQFLEMMQKPDVEHIDGLSPAISIEQKTTSRNPRSTVATVTEIYDYMRLLWARVGVPYSPATGEPISAQSVSQMVDRVMELPEGTRAYLLAPVVRGRKGEYRKELAEWQKAGFTRVRIDGELYPIEEAPALDKKFKHDIEVVVDRIAVKDGLQTRLADSFETALKLAEGLAYVDLADGVVPGREGEDASGGAMKGAGIPANRIVFSEKFACPVSGFTIEEIEPRLFSFNSPQGACPTCDGIGEKQLFDPQLVIPNEALTLKQGAVAPWAKSNPPSPYYMQVLTSLAKAYDFDINTPWRDLEPDQQLIILHGTGGMPVPLTFKDGRKEYTVNKAFEGVIGNLNRRLAQTESAWMQEELSKFQTAQPCEACGGKRLNEKSLSVKIPSAKGPTDIAEPVKMSVADAKAWFLDLDEHLTDQQQQIARPILKEINERLGFLDNVGLDYLNLDRTSGTLSGGESQRIRLASQIGSGLSGVLYVLDEPSIGLHQRDNDRLLETLKRLRDLGNTVIVVEHDEDAIRTADHIVDLGPGAGVRGGEVVAQGTLKQIMKSKKSLTADYLTGRREIAVPSQRRKGNGLELTVHGAQANNLQNVTASIPLGTFTCITGVSGSGKSSFTIDTLYAAAARTLNGARVIAGKHDKVTGLEHCDKVIEIDQSPIGRTPRSNPATYTGAFTQIRDWFAGLPESQARGYKPGRFSFNVKGGRCEACQGDGVRKIEMHFLPDVYVTCEECGGKRYNRETLEVKFKGFSIADVLDMTIEDAAEFFKAVPPIRDKMQMLCEVGLGYVKVGQQATTLSGGEAQRVKLAKELAKRSTGQTLYILDEPTTGLHFEDVRKLLEVLHRLVEQGNSVVVIEHNLDVIKTADHILDLGPDGGVRGGELVASGTPEEVAQVERSFTGQYLRPMLERAKVGAG